A stretch of the Hydra vulgaris chromosome 09, alternate assembly HydraT2T_AEP genome encodes the following:
- the LOC136084475 gene encoding uncharacterized protein LOC136084475, with the protein MATRQAVATAQQPSFSANTDYPLLLHWGGKFLPDNTGNSKELVDRIAILVLGKEKDQLLAVPKIGRGTGKEQCNACLRTLKDWQFKPLIQGFFCDTTASNIGLNIGACTLLERALEKELVWIACRHQVFEVVLAVFSAVLGPSSGPEIGLFNRFQTLWPFITKHDFKSAPDIHFEGMLIGLRADMISFFRDAIHAELPRDDYKELLQLYYVFLGSEGTFSFCAPGAMHHTRWMAKAIYSIKIFLVKDQVKLTAKKMVLSPLHFLYHWSMPANGLKLLLHQELISMI; encoded by the coding sequence ATGGCCACACGGCAGGCAGTAGCAACTGCACAACAGCCATCATTCTCAGCCAACACGGATTATCCGTTACTACTTCACTGGGGTGGAAAATTTCTTCCAGACAATACCGGCAACAGCAAAGAACTTGTAGATCGAATAGCCATTCTTGTTTTAGGGAAAGAAAAAGACCAACTGCTTGCTGTCCCAAAGATTGGACGTGGCACAGGCAAAGAACAGTGTAATGCCTGCTTACGTACATTAAAAGACTGGCAATTCAAACCATTGATTCAAGGATTTTTCTGTGATACAACGGCTTCCAACATAGGATTGAACATCGGTGCCTGCACTCTACTTGAAAGAGCTCTGGAAAAGGAACTTGTATGGATTGCTTGTCGCCATCAAGTGTTCGAGGTCGTGCTCGCTGTGTTCTCTGCTGTTCTTGGACCATCCAGTGGACCTGAAATAGGCCTGTTTAACCGATTTCAAACTTTGTGGCCATTCATCACCAAGCATGATTTTAAGTCTGCACCTGACATCCACTTTGAAGGTATGCTCATTGGTCTTCGTGCAGATATGATATCATTTTTCAGAGACGCGATACATGCAGAACTTCCCCGTGATGACTACAAGGAGCTACTACAGCTATATTATGTTTTTCTTGGAAGCGAAGGCACATTTAGTTTTTGTGCACCCGGAGCAATGCATCATACCAGATGGATGGCTAAAGCCATTTATTCTATCAAGATTTTTCTGGTTAAAGATCAGGTCAAACTTACTGCAAAAAAGATGGTATTGAGTCCATTGCACTTTTTGTATCACTGGTCTATGCCCGCTAATGGCCTGAAGCTCCT